The Halorhabdus sp. BNX81 genome includes a region encoding these proteins:
- a CDS encoding phosphate uptake regulator PhoU translates to MDTRKVQQLGPSTLAMTLPAEWTTETDVEKGDEISIRIGDKGTLTVLPESVQSGDTEATIYVSELDADAVERAIVAQYVLGRQVIHVEAEGSDTLDSSHINAVYNAETQLMGLGVIEETPERITVRCSVDPGDFTLNNLLERLESTGSTMRNEAIRALAHGNPDLAQRALNRERQANKIFVLLLRLIFTAHQNPNVARGIGLDDAFPLIGYRSVAKNLELAADNAEDIADIALEAEGHSLDVDAGTMDRIRDMVEKVDEISEQAVRAAVERDYTAANEARSQFRVIDEQGADLLEGLEEMPNQKLLAIREVLVALQDTAQYSVRNAEIATNLALNEESGHITLE, encoded by the coding sequence ATGGATACGAGAAAGGTCCAGCAACTCGGACCCTCGACGCTCGCGATGACGCTGCCGGCGGAGTGGACGACGGAGACAGATGTCGAGAAGGGTGACGAGATTTCCATCCGGATCGGTGACAAAGGGACGTTGACTGTACTCCCCGAGTCCGTCCAGTCCGGGGACACCGAAGCGACGATCTACGTTTCCGAACTTGACGCCGACGCCGTCGAACGGGCGATCGTCGCCCAGTACGTCCTCGGTCGACAGGTGATCCATGTCGAAGCCGAAGGGTCGGACACACTCGATAGCTCCCACATCAACGCGGTCTACAACGCCGAGACCCAACTGATGGGGCTGGGCGTGATCGAGGAGACGCCCGAACGCATCACCGTCCGGTGTTCGGTCGATCCCGGCGACTTCACTCTCAACAATTTGCTCGAACGTCTCGAGAGCACCGGCAGTACGATGCGAAACGAGGCGATCCGGGCACTCGCACACGGGAATCCGGACCTGGCCCAGCGGGCCTTGAACCGGGAGCGACAGGCCAACAAGATCTTCGTGTTGCTCCTCAGACTCATCTTCACAGCCCACCAGAACCCCAACGTCGCGCGCGGAATCGGGCTCGACGATGCGTTCCCGCTGATCGGCTATCGGTCGGTCGCGAAGAACCTCGAACTGGCTGCTGACAACGCCGAGGACATCGCTGACATCGCGCTCGAAGCGGAAGGCCACAGTCTCGATGTCGACGCGGGAACCATGGATCGGATCCGTGACATGGTCGAGAAAGTCGACGAAATTTCCGAACAGGCCGTTCGAGCCGCGGTCGAGCGGGATTACACCGCCGCCAACGAGGCACGCTCACAGTTCCGTGTGATCGACGAGCAGGGGGCTGACCTCCTCGAAGGTCTCGAGGAGATGCCCAACCAAAAGCTGCTGGCGATCCGGGAGGTGCTGGTCGCTCTGCAGGATACGGCGCAGTATTCGGTTCGGAACGCCGAGATCGCGACGAACCTCGCACTCAACGAGGAATCCGGACACATCACGCTCGAGTGA
- the uvrA gene encoding excinuclease ABC subunit UvrA, which translates to MSKDVIEVRGAEQHNLKDVDCEIPREELTVVTGLSGSGKSSLAFETIYAEGQRRYIESLSAYARNFLGQMDKPQVESVEGLSPAISIDQKNAANNPRSTVGTVTELHDYLRLLYARVGTPHCPECGREVGEQSAENMVSRILELPEGTKLKIAAPIVRDQKGAFEDRFDELVGEGYSRVEVDGEEYDLTLDRPDLDENYDHTIDVIVDRVQVAPDARSRITDSVETALEEAHGILKVIVPDPPEGTELGGASARSTGDLADEADSDDGDARDDRLVVEFSEDLACTHCGIDISEIETRSFSFNSPHGACPECEGLGETKEVSEDLVITDPEKPLKHVFEPWSYDRTYYSRQLDNVAEHFDVDLETPFEELDPEIRRQFLYGTDDRVHFQWQTKNGTREKTERFEGVIPNLERRHVETDSDRAREHIEEFMATTTCPNCEGTRLKAESRAVLVDDTSITAVNELSIGDALEHFEGMEAGMSERDATIATEVLKEIRARLGFMQEVGLAYLTLDREASTLSGGESQRIRLATQIGSGLVGVLYVLDEPSIGLHQRDNDRLLNTLAELRDLGNTLLVVEHDTATMRRADNIVDMGPGPGKQGGEIVVNGPLEAVIDSDESVTGEYLAGERSIPVPEERREPEGTLTIRGARQHNLADLDVDIPLGTFTAITGVSGSGKSTLMHDVLYKGLAREMNDNTSVNPGEHDAIDGIERIETVRLIDQSPIGRTPRSNPATYTDVFDHIRELFAETKLAKQRGYEKGRFSFNVKGGRCEACGGQGTVTIDMNFLSNVEVPCEECGGDRYNAETLDVTYKGKTIADVLEMTVSEAYEFFESHPGIRRRLELLRDVGLGYMKLGQPSTTLSGGEAQRVKLAEELGKKDSGETLYLLDEPTTGLHPEDERKLIDVLHRLTEDGNTVVVIEHELDLVKNADRIIDLGPEGGENGGEIVAAGTPERVARTDGSYTGQYLRDLLPAVDREGPRADREQSAPPAADD; encoded by the coding sequence ATGAGCAAGGACGTCATCGAGGTCCGCGGGGCCGAACAGCACAACCTCAAGGACGTCGATTGTGAGATCCCACGCGAGGAGCTGACGGTCGTCACCGGCCTCTCAGGGTCGGGGAAATCCTCACTCGCGTTCGAGACGATCTACGCCGAAGGCCAGCGCCGATACATCGAGTCGCTGTCGGCCTACGCGCGGAACTTCCTCGGGCAGATGGACAAGCCACAGGTCGAATCGGTCGAAGGACTGTCCCCGGCGATCTCGATCGACCAGAAGAACGCCGCCAACAACCCCCGATCGACGGTCGGGACGGTCACTGAACTGCACGACTACCTCCGCCTGCTGTACGCCCGCGTCGGGACGCCACACTGTCCCGAGTGTGGCCGCGAAGTCGGCGAACAGAGCGCCGAGAACATGGTCTCCCGGATCCTCGAACTGCCGGAAGGGACGAAACTCAAGATCGCCGCGCCGATCGTCCGCGACCAGAAGGGGGCCTTCGAGGACCGCTTCGACGAACTCGTCGGCGAGGGCTACAGCCGTGTCGAGGTCGACGGCGAGGAATACGATCTGACGCTGGATCGCCCGGATCTCGACGAGAACTACGACCACACGATCGACGTGATCGTCGACCGCGTACAGGTCGCCCCGGACGCCCGCTCGCGGATCACCGACTCCGTCGAGACCGCCCTCGAGGAAGCCCACGGGATTCTCAAAGTCATCGTTCCCGATCCGCCCGAGGGCACAGAGTTGGGTGGGGCGAGCGCTCGCTCGACTGGCGATCTGGCCGACGAAGCGGATTCCGACGACGGAGACGCCCGCGACGACCGCCTCGTCGTCGAGTTCTCCGAGGACCTGGCCTGTACGCACTGTGGCATCGACATCAGCGAGATCGAGACCCGGAGCTTTTCGTTTAACTCCCCGCATGGTGCCTGTCCGGAATGTGAGGGACTCGGCGAGACCAAGGAGGTCAGCGAGGATCTGGTGATCACCGATCCCGAAAAGCCACTCAAGCACGTCTTCGAGCCCTGGAGTTACGACCGGACGTACTACTCCCGGCAACTCGACAACGTCGCCGAGCACTTCGATGTCGATCTGGAGACGCCCTTCGAAGAACTCGATCCGGAGATCCGCCGACAGTTCCTCTACGGCACGGACGACCGGGTCCACTTCCAGTGGCAGACCAAGAACGGCACCCGTGAGAAGACCGAGCGCTTCGAGGGCGTGATCCCGAATCTCGAACGCCGCCACGTCGAGACGGACTCCGATCGCGCCCGCGAGCACATCGAGGAGTTCATGGCCACGACGACGTGTCCGAACTGTGAGGGGACGCGACTCAAGGCCGAATCGCGGGCCGTCCTCGTCGACGACACCTCGATCACCGCGGTCAACGAGCTGTCGATCGGCGACGCCCTCGAACACTTCGAGGGGATGGAGGCGGGGATGAGCGAACGGGACGCCACCATCGCGACGGAGGTCTTGAAGGAGATCCGCGCGAGGCTCGGGTTCATGCAGGAGGTCGGCCTGGCGTATCTCACCCTCGATCGGGAGGCCTCAACGCTGTCGGGTGGTGAGAGCCAGCGCATCCGCCTGGCGACCCAGATCGGCTCGGGACTCGTGGGCGTGCTCTACGTCCTGGACGAGCCCTCGATCGGACTCCACCAGCGGGACAACGATCGGCTTTTGAACACCCTGGCTGAGCTCCGGGACCTGGGCAATACCCTGCTCGTTGTCGAACACGACACCGCGACGATGCGCCGGGCGGACAACATCGTCGACATGGGGCCAGGGCCGGGTAAACAGGGCGGCGAGATCGTGGTCAACGGCCCACTCGAGGCCGTCATCGACAGCGACGAATCCGTCACCGGCGAGTACCTGGCGGGCGAGCGGTCGATCCCGGTGCCCGAGGAGCGCCGGGAGCCCGAGGGAACGCTGACGATCCGTGGTGCCCGTCAGCACAATCTAGCGGACCTCGACGTGGACATCCCGCTGGGGACGTTCACTGCGATCACCGGCGTCTCGGGGTCGGGCAAGTCGACGCTGATGCACGACGTCCTTTATAAGGGCCTGGCTCGCGAGATGAACGACAACACGAGCGTCAATCCCGGCGAGCACGACGCGATCGACGGCATCGAGCGGATCGAGACGGTCCGACTCATCGACCAGTCGCCGATCGGACGCACCCCGCGCTCGAACCCGGCGACGTACACGGACGTCTTCGATCACATCCGGGAACTGTTCGCCGAGACCAAACTGGCGAAACAACGGGGCTACGAGAAGGGGCGTTTCTCCTTCAACGTCAAAGGTGGGCGGTGTGAAGCCTGCGGCGGGCAGGGGACCGTCACGATCGACATGAACTTCCTCAGCAACGTCGAAGTACCCTGCGAGGAGTGTGGCGGCGACCGCTACAACGCCGAGACGCTGGACGTTACCTACAAGGGCAAGACGATCGCAGACGTTCTGGAGATGACCGTCTCGGAAGCCTACGAGTTCTTCGAGAGTCACCCGGGGATTCGTCGTCGACTCGAACTGCTCAGAGACGTCGGGTTGGGCTACATGAAACTCGGCCAGCCCTCGACGACGCTGTCCGGTGGGGAGGCCCAGCGGGTGAAACTCGCCGAGGAACTCGGGAAGAAAGATTCCGGCGAGACGCTGTATCTCCTCGACGAACCGACGACGGGACTCCATCCCGAGGACGAACGCAAGTTGATCGACGTGCTCCACCGACTTACCGAGGACGGGAACACGGTCGTCGTGATCGAACACGAACTCGACCTCGTGAAGAACGCGGACCGGATCATCGACCTCGGTCCGGAAGGCGGCGAGAACGGCGGCGAGATCGTCGCGGCGGGCACACCAGAGAGGGTGGCCCGAACGGACGGATCATACACCGGGCAGTACTTGCGAGATCTGTTGCCAGCAGTCGACAGGGAGGGCCCACGCGCCGATCGAGAACAGTCCGCTCCGCCCGCTGCTGACGACTGA
- a CDS encoding bacteriorhodopsin, translating to MADLTTISLWAGTAGMFLGMLYFIATGWNVRDSRRKKFYVVTTFIAAIAFVNYLAMATGFGKLPIEVIENILGTEFGSGVPEEIYWPRYTDWILTTPLLLYDIALLAGADRNTISTLVGLDVLMILTGVVATLTFTGGAGLEVEGARILWWGVSTGFLLVLLYFLFSTLTAKANELSADTQRTFKLLRNMIAVLWLVYPIWWIVGTEGLGAIGIGPETAGFAVLDVTAKVIFGIILLRSHDVLDEGAPSAS from the coding sequence ATGGCAGACTTAACCACAATTTCGTTGTGGGCAGGCACGGCAGGAATGTTCCTGGGAATGCTGTATTTCATCGCGACAGGATGGAACGTACGGGATTCCCGGCGAAAGAAATTCTACGTCGTCACGACGTTCATCGCGGCGATCGCCTTCGTCAACTACCTGGCGATGGCGACGGGGTTCGGGAAGCTCCCGATCGAAGTCATCGAAAATATCCTGGGGACAGAGTTCGGTAGCGGCGTCCCCGAGGAGATCTACTGGCCGCGATACACCGACTGGATCCTGACGACGCCGCTGTTGTTGTACGACATCGCGTTGCTCGCGGGCGCTGACCGTAACACGATCAGTACACTTGTTGGACTCGATGTGTTGATGATCCTCACCGGCGTCGTCGCGACGCTGACGTTCACCGGCGGGGCCGGGCTGGAAGTCGAGGGCGCTCGCATCCTCTGGTGGGGCGTCTCCACCGGCTTCCTCCTGGTGTTGCTGTACTTCCTGTTCTCGACGCTGACGGCAAAAGCCAACGAGTTGTCGGCTGACACACAGCGTACGTTCAAACTCCTTCGGAACATGATCGCCGTCCTCTGGCTGGTCTACCCGATCTGGTGGATCGTCGGCACTGAGGGGCTCGGCGCTATCGGGATCGGTCCGGAGACGGCTGGTTTCGCCGTGCTCGACGTGACCGCGAAGGTGATCTTCGGGATCATCCTGCTGCGGAGTCACGACGTCCTCGACGAGGGCGCTCCGTCGGCGAGCTAA
- a CDS encoding lycopene cyclase domain-containing protein — protein MAPITYLSFVMAFVVVPVAILAGVLAVSRRFRPAQLFGTGLLAGVALVYTVPWDGQLIRIGVWEYGSTLLGQLGVVPYEELLFILTQTVLTGLWTTLVDVPDGRGSVTRRQRLVGVLAGGLVGMIGLAVLLVPSGTYLGAILVWAAPVLALQWGFGWPILVRARRTVTLAIALPTAYLWAADRLAIELGLWTFSPDRTTGLALLGLPVEEALFFLVTNAFLVQGLVLLGWVVERDALPAVTDVIDTTVERVE, from the coding sequence ATGGCACCGATCACGTATCTGTCGTTCGTGATGGCGTTCGTGGTCGTGCCGGTCGCGATCCTGGCGGGGGTGCTGGCTGTGAGCCGGCGCTTTCGGCCGGCCCAGCTGTTCGGGACGGGGCTGCTTGCGGGTGTCGCACTGGTGTATACCGTTCCGTGGGACGGCCAGTTGATCCGGATCGGCGTCTGGGAGTACGGATCGACGCTACTTGGCCAACTGGGCGTTGTCCCGTACGAGGAGCTGTTGTTCATCCTCACCCAGACGGTGCTGACTGGACTGTGGACGACGCTCGTCGACGTCCCGGACGGGCGTGGGTCGGTCACCCGAAGACAGCGGCTGGTCGGCGTCCTCGCCGGCGGGCTGGTCGGCATGATCGGACTCGCCGTCCTGTTGGTCCCGTCCGGGACGTATCTGGGTGCGATTCTGGTGTGGGCGGCCCCGGTCCTCGCCCTCCAGTGGGGATTCGGCTGGCCGATCCTCGTTCGGGCGCGTCGGACAGTCACGCTCGCGATCGCGCTGCCGACAGCGTATCTCTGGGCCGCCGATCGACTGGCGATCGAACTCGGACTGTGGACGTTCTCGCCGGATCGGACGACGGGGCTCGCGCTCCTGGGGTTGCCAGTCGAGGAGGCCCTGTTCTTTCTCGTGACGAACGCGTTTCTCGTTCAGGGGCTGGTCCTCTTGGGGTGGGTCGTCGAACGCGACGCGCTGCCCGCCGTGACGGACGTCATCGATACGACCGTCGAACGGGTCGAATAA
- a CDS encoding bacterio-opsin activator domain-containing protein: MSSAGDVRRILRVGDDPETPPVSTDGIQESADNVVVESATDFLAAAERVDTDEIDCVVTDHVGSGFDGLALLESIRRDRPQLPVIVIPDVSEGAVARRAVAADATAYVPRTSENRLSLVVDAIDDAVPEPTDGEGQVRMPINDRTATEQQRLKERALDEAPVGITIADATAPDEPLIYVNDAFVEMTGYEKEDAIGVNCRFLQGTETDAETTLELRDAVADEAAAAVELRNYRADGSPFWNNLEISPIRDDDGTVTNFVGYQQDITERRETEAAIRRERENLRRLLDRVEGLVSDVTEILVRADSRADIDEMTVERIGDGEEFDRAWIGEYDPPAETITITEDSETSTEPVTLELDDPNAASGTDVIGTALRRGEVRRFEDVAELESPVGGASTSGEDAESAGSGVVIPLVYRRTTYGVLAVYDQDPDAFDETERTILAALGRAIGSAINAVLSKRTVTTDATFEIKVLLEDQDLFLPDLADRLDGELAYRGARATDDGSVRFLFRIDAGDEAAVRAGVDRYDAVTGMTVLSRAEQECTVEIVTAGTPFVTILSGYGGDIQDVSIDADGLELAFRVATEQNGRAIVEDLESTYETTTLISYTEADEPGETPQAFRSAVESELTDRQLTALRKAYVSGFFEWPRESEGDELADSMDVVPSTYYQHLRTAEKKLVRAFFDA, translated from the coding sequence ATGAGCAGCGCTGGGGATGTCCGGCGGATACTTCGGGTTGGGGACGATCCGGAGACCCCGCCGGTATCGACGGACGGGATCCAGGAGTCGGCGGACAACGTCGTCGTCGAATCGGCGACGGACTTCCTGGCAGCCGCCGAACGGGTCGACACCGACGAGATAGATTGCGTCGTGACTGACCACGTGGGGTCGGGGTTCGACGGACTGGCGCTGCTGGAATCGATTCGCCGGGATCGACCGCAGTTGCCGGTCATCGTCATCCCGGACGTTTCCGAAGGGGCGGTCGCCCGCCGGGCAGTCGCCGCCGACGCTACAGCTTACGTCCCACGGACGAGCGAGAACAGACTGAGTCTCGTCGTCGACGCCATCGACGACGCAGTCCCGGAACCGACAGACGGCGAGGGGCAGGTCCGGATGCCGATCAACGATCGCACGGCGACCGAACAACAGCGTCTCAAGGAGCGAGCGCTCGACGAAGCGCCGGTCGGAATCACGATCGCCGACGCGACCGCGCCGGATGAGCCTCTGATCTACGTCAACGACGCCTTCGTGGAGATGACGGGGTACGAGAAGGAAGACGCGATCGGCGTCAACTGTCGGTTCCTCCAGGGCACGGAGACCGACGCGGAAACGACCCTGGAACTCCGGGACGCCGTGGCGGACGAGGCGGCGGCCGCAGTCGAACTGCGGAACTATCGCGCCGACGGCTCGCCGTTCTGGAACAACCTCGAGATCTCGCCGATCCGTGACGACGACGGGACGGTGACCAACTTTGTCGGCTATCAACAGGATATCACCGAGCGCAGGGAAACGGAGGCGGCGATCAGACGCGAACGGGAGAACTTGCGACGGCTGCTTGATCGCGTCGAAGGGCTGGTCAGCGACGTCACCGAGATTCTCGTCAGAGCCGATTCACGCGCTGACATCGACGAGATGACTGTCGAACGGATCGGTGACGGCGAGGAATTCGACCGGGCGTGGATCGGGGAATACGATCCACCCGCCGAGACGATCACGATCACCGAGGACAGCGAAACGAGCACCGAACCCGTGACGCTCGAACTCGATGACCCAAACGCCGCGTCAGGCACCGACGTGATCGGGACGGCGTTGCGCCGGGGCGAAGTCCGGCGGTTCGAGGATGTCGCGGAACTGGAATCGCCCGTCGGCGGCGCATCGACCTCCGGAGAAGATGCTGAATCGGCCGGTTCGGGGGTCGTGATCCCGCTCGTCTACCGGCGGACGACCTACGGCGTCCTCGCCGTCTACGACCAGGATCCGGACGCCTTCGACGAGACCGAACGTACGATTCTCGCTGCCCTTGGCCGGGCGATCGGCTCGGCCATCAACGCCGTCCTGAGCAAGCGGACCGTGACGACCGACGCGACTTTCGAGATCAAAGTCTTGCTGGAGGATCAGGATCTCTTCTTACCGGATCTGGCGGATCGACTCGATGGCGAACTCGCCTACCGCGGTGCCCGGGCGACCGACGACGGAAGCGTTCGGTTCCTGTTCCGGATCGATGCCGGGGACGAGGCGGCTGTCCGAGCGGGGGTCGATAGATACGACGCCGTTACCGGCATGACGGTACTCTCCCGGGCTGAGCAGGAGTGTACGGTCGAGATCGTTACGGCGGGGACACCGTTCGTGACGATCCTCTCCGGGTACGGCGGTGACATCCAGGACGTTTCGATCGACGCCGACGGGCTCGAGCTCGCGTTTCGGGTCGCGACCGAACAGAACGGTCGCGCGATCGTCGAGGATCTCGAATCGACATACGAGACGACGACGCTGATTTCCTATACCGAAGCCGACGAACCGGGCGAAACGCCCCAGGCCTTCCGGAGCGCTGTCGAGTCCGAACTGACTGACCGGCAGCTAACTGCCCTTCGGAAAGCCTACGTGAGCGGGTTTTTCGAGTGGCCTCGCGAAAGCGAGGGCGACGAACTGGCCGACTCGATGGACGTCGTCCCCTCGACGTACTACCAGCACCTCCGGACCGCGGAGAAGAAACTCGTCCGGGCGTTTTTCGACGCCTGA
- the crtI gene encoding phytoene desaturase family protein translates to MTGNAAGSLAGRSVDIIGGGIGGLSAAAFLADAGADVTVLEKQPRLGGAANLLEVDGFRFDTGPSWYLMPDVFERFFEQFDREPDEYYELLKLDPQYRVFFRDSDPVPGAGTPYDEDVDAPCDWVTITPDRTQVKRIFAAYEAGGGEAFEEYLAEAEHTYDVGMEHFVYEDRSRFRDLLDPSVVQAGPGLTMLGSMQDHVEEYFENPKLQQLLQYTLVFLGGSPHNTPALYNLMSHVDYNMGVYYPEGGMYSLVEGLADLGEELGVSYRTGVEVTDLQETTTGLALQTTEGRRRADRVVANAPPAHVERELLSPGKRDHDLDHWDDQTYAPSALLWYFGVEGDVGPLEHHSLVFPDDWDPHFASIFEDPAWPDDPAYYLAVPSLTDDGVAPDDHHAVVVLVPIAPGLEDTQARREEYRDWILEDLATNVGVDLRDRVVTEASMCVDDFTERLNYPEGTALGLAHTLFQTGPMRPSHRAKRVDGLYYVGGFTSPGIGVPMTIISGEHAAQAVIEDERERGVVKRLLG, encoded by the coding sequence ATGACAGGAAATGCAGCCGGGTCACTCGCTGGCCGGTCGGTCGACATCATCGGTGGCGGGATCGGTGGACTCTCCGCCGCCGCCTTCCTCGCTGACGCCGGCGCGGACGTGACCGTCCTCGAAAAGCAGCCCCGTCTCGGCGGGGCCGCGAACCTGCTTGAAGTCGACGGGTTCCGCTTCGATACCGGTCCATCGTGGTACCTGATGCCCGATGTCTTCGAGCGCTTTTTCGAGCAGTTCGACCGCGAGCCTGACGAGTATTACGAGCTTTTGAAGCTCGATCCGCAGTACCGTGTGTTTTTCCGCGACAGTGATCCGGTCCCCGGGGCCGGAACGCCTTACGACGAGGACGTCGACGCGCCCTGTGATTGGGTGACGATCACGCCGGATCGCACCCAGGTCAAACGAATCTTCGCCGCCTACGAAGCGGGCGGCGGCGAGGCCTTCGAGGAGTACCTCGCGGAGGCCGAACACACCTACGACGTGGGGATGGAACACTTCGTCTACGAAGACCGCTCCCGGTTTCGAGACCTTCTGGACCCCAGCGTGGTTCAGGCCGGTCCGGGCCTGACGATGCTCGGGTCGATGCAGGACCACGTCGAGGAGTACTTCGAGAACCCGAAACTCCAGCAGTTGCTGCAGTACACGCTGGTCTTTCTCGGCGGCTCCCCACACAACACGCCGGCGCTGTACAACCTCATGTCCCACGTCGATTACAACATGGGCGTCTACTACCCGGAAGGCGGGATGTACAGCCTCGTCGAGGGGCTGGCCGACCTCGGCGAGGAACTCGGCGTCTCCTATCGGACGGGCGTCGAGGTGACGGATCTCCAGGAAACGACGACCGGGCTCGCCCTCCAGACGACCGAGGGACGCCGGCGGGCCGATCGGGTCGTCGCCAACGCACCGCCGGCCCACGTCGAGCGCGAGTTGCTCTCACCCGGAAAACGCGATCACGACCTCGATCACTGGGACGACCAGACTTACGCGCCCTCGGCGCTGCTTTGGTACTTCGGCGTCGAAGGCGACGTCGGCCCGCTCGAACATCACTCGCTGGTGTTCCCTGACGACTGGGACCCTCACTTCGCGTCGATTTTCGAGGACCCGGCCTGGCCGGACGATCCCGCATACTATCTCGCCGTGCCCTCGCTCACCGACGACGGCGTCGCGCCCGACGACCACCACGCGGTGGTCGTACTTGTTCCGATCGCGCCGGGGCTAGAAGACACCCAAGCACGACGCGAGGAATACCGGGACTGGATCCTCGAGGACCTCGCCACGAACGTCGGCGTCGACCTCCGGGACCGAGTCGTCACCGAAGCGTCGATGTGTGTCGATGACTTCACTGAACGCCTCAACTACCCCGAAGGGACCGCGCTGGGGCTGGCACATACACTGTTCCAGACCGGGCCGATGCGTCCCTCACATCGCGCGAAGCGCGTCGACGGCCTGTACTACGTCGGCGGGTTCACCTCGCCGGGCATCGGTGTCCCGATGACGATCATCAGCGGCGAGCACGCCGCCCAGGCGGTCATCGAGGACGAACGCGAGCGCGGCGTCGTCAAGCGGTTGCTCGGGTGA